A genomic region of Pseudomonas sp. RSB 5.4 contains the following coding sequences:
- a CDS encoding DUF808 domain-containing protein, protein MAGSSLLVLIDDIATVLDDVALMSKMAAKKTAGVLGDDLALNAQQVSGVRAEREIPVVWAVAKGSFLNKLILVPSALAISAFVPWLVTPLLMVGGAYLCFEGFEKLAHKFLHSKAEDDAGHAQLTEAVAEPSTDLVAYEKDKIKGAIRTDFILSAEIIAITLGTVADASLTQQVIVMSGIAIVMTVGVYGLVAGIVKLDDLGLWLTQKPGAAAKSIGNAILRAAPYMMKGLSVIGTAAMFLVGGGILTHGIPAVHHWIESVGAASGSVGFAVPVLLNGVAGIIAGGVVLLAVSLIGKLWKAVRA, encoded by the coding sequence ATGGCAGGAAGCAGTTTGCTGGTGCTGATCGACGACATTGCCACCGTTCTGGACGATGTGGCGTTGATGAGCAAAATGGCCGCCAAGAAGACCGCCGGGGTGCTCGGTGACGACTTGGCGCTCAATGCCCAGCAAGTCTCCGGCGTGCGCGCCGAGCGGGAAATTCCCGTGGTCTGGGCGGTGGCCAAGGGCTCGTTTCTCAACAAGCTGATTCTGGTGCCTTCGGCGTTGGCGATCAGTGCGTTTGTGCCGTGGCTGGTGACGCCGCTGTTAATGGTCGGCGGCGCCTATCTGTGCTTCGAAGGCTTCGAGAAACTCGCGCACAAGTTCCTGCACAGCAAGGCCGAAGATGACGCCGGACATGCGCAATTGACCGAGGCCGTGGCCGAGCCGAGCACCGATCTGGTGGCTTACGAGAAGGACAAGATCAAAGGCGCGATCCGCACCGATTTCATCCTTTCGGCGGAAATCATCGCCATCACGCTCGGCACCGTGGCCGACGCTTCGCTGACCCAGCAAGTGATCGTGATGTCCGGCATCGCCATCGTCATGACTGTCGGTGTTTATGGTCTGGTGGCCGGCATCGTCAAACTCGACGACCTCGGCCTGTGGCTGACGCAGAAACCCGGTGCCGCAGCGAAAAGCATCGGCAACGCGATCCTGCGCGCCGCGCCGTACATGATGAAAGGCCTGTCGGTGATCGGCACGGCGGCGATGTTCCTGGTCGGCGGCGGCATCCTCACCCACGGCATTCCTGCGGTGCATCACTGGATTGAAAGTGTGGGGGCGGCGTCCGGTAGTGTCGGGTTTGCAGTCCCGGTGCTGCTCAATGGCGTGGCCGGGATTATTGCCGGGGGCGTGGTGTTGCTCGCGGTGAGCCTGATCGGCAAATTGTGGAAAGCTGTGCGGGCGTAA
- a CDS encoding efflux RND transporter permease subunit, with the protein MNVSRPFIERPVATTLLMVAVLLLGMLGYHLLSVSALPEVDYPTIQVFTQYPGASPEVISSSITAPLERQLGEMPGLKSMNSTSSDGASVVTLQFDLSLSLDVAEQEVQAAINAAGTFLPANLPYPPVYSKVNPADAPVLTLSLTSDVLPLTKVEDLADTRLAQKISQITGVGLVTISGGQRPAVRVEANTSALNNLGLSLDDLRTSLGTANVNQAKGNIDGKYQAYSIGTNDQLQSAEEYRDLVIAYKNGAPIRLSQIASSTQGPENPRQAAWTNSTPSIVLNIQRQPGANVIDVVDRVQQLLPKLRASLPATLKVNVLTDRTQTIRASVTDVQYELGVAVLLVVIVIFLFLRNLPATIIPAVTVPLTLVGTLAVAYGLGFSLNNLTLMALTIAIGFVVDDAIVMIENITRYIEAGDSPMEAALKGSEQIGFTIISLSVALIAVMIPLLFMGDVVGRLFREFAMTVAVTIVISALITLTLTPMMCSRMLKHRHEERRVDFFDRINGYYVKGLDWVLLHRGLTLISIVFTGALTLLIIVVMPKGFFPEQDTGLIQGISQASPTISFQQMQIEQQRLAARILKDPAVASLSSFVGIDQTNPTINQGNLLINLKPHGDRDSSAAVIRRLSDANADDAGIRLYLHSVQDLTLDATVSTTSYRLGLQATDPDELEQWTNTLLAAIKQDPMFTDVQSQAMQFGNQIQLNFDRATASRLGITPQAIDDVLYDAFGQRQVSTIYTQLNQYHVVIATDHPPHNLADLLTGLYVDIPGGGVAPLSSMATMQVIRAPVTINRLGQFPYADVSFNLAPGQTLGAAVTRLNEIEAKAGLPLSVQANLEGAAATFEASLSNQVFLVLAAIIVVYLMLGILYESFVHPVTILSTLLSAALGALLALLITGTQFDIIGLIGIVLLIGIVMKNGIMMVDFALELEREGGLDAVAAIRQAAELRFRPILMTSMASLFGAVPLALGTGIGSELRHPLGIAIIGGLLLSQLLTLFSTPVIFLAMHSLEQRFTRRRPALVEAYRDEP; encoded by the coding sequence ATGAACGTCTCGCGCCCCTTCATCGAACGCCCGGTCGCTACCACGCTGTTGATGGTGGCGGTGCTGTTGCTGGGCATGCTCGGTTATCACTTGCTGTCGGTGTCGGCGTTGCCCGAAGTGGATTACCCGACTATCCAGGTCTTCACTCAATACCCCGGCGCGAGTCCCGAGGTGATCAGTTCGTCGATCACCGCGCCGCTGGAGCGTCAGCTCGGCGAGATGCCGGGCCTCAAATCGATGAACTCCACCAGCTCCGACGGCGCTTCGGTGGTGACCCTGCAATTCGATCTGTCGTTGTCGCTGGATGTCGCCGAGCAGGAAGTGCAGGCCGCGATCAACGCCGCCGGCACGTTCCTGCCGGCCAACCTGCCGTACCCGCCGGTGTACAGCAAGGTCAATCCGGCCGACGCGCCGGTGCTGACCCTGTCGCTGACCTCCGACGTGCTGCCGCTGACCAAGGTTGAAGACCTTGCCGACACGCGGCTGGCGCAGAAAATTTCGCAGATCACCGGCGTCGGCCTGGTCACCATCAGCGGCGGTCAGCGCCCGGCGGTGCGGGTCGAGGCCAACACCTCGGCGCTGAACAATCTCGGTCTGTCCCTCGACGACCTGCGCACCTCGCTGGGCACGGCCAACGTCAATCAGGCCAAGGGCAATATCGACGGCAAATATCAGGCGTATTCGATCGGCACCAACGACCAGTTGCAGTCGGCCGAGGAGTACCGCGACCTGGTGATCGCCTACAAGAACGGCGCGCCGATCCGTCTGTCGCAGATCGCCAGTTCGACCCAGGGCCCGGAGAATCCACGCCAGGCCGCGTGGACCAATAGCACGCCGTCGATTGTCCTGAATATCCAGCGTCAGCCCGGCGCCAACGTGATCGACGTGGTTGACCGTGTGCAGCAACTGTTGCCCAAGTTGCGCGCCAGTCTGCCGGCGACGCTCAAGGTCAACGTGCTCACCGATCGCACGCAAACCATTCGTGCCTCGGTCACCGACGTGCAGTACGAACTCGGTGTGGCGGTGTTGCTGGTGGTGATCGTGATTTTCCTGTTCCTGCGCAATCTCCCGGCGACGATCATTCCGGCGGTAACCGTGCCGCTGACCCTGGTCGGTACGCTTGCAGTGGCCTATGGGCTGGGCTTTTCGCTGAATAACCTGACGCTGATGGCGCTGACCATCGCCATCGGTTTTGTGGTCGATGACGCCATCGTCATGATCGAAAACATCACCCGTTACATCGAGGCCGGCGACTCGCCGATGGAGGCTGCGCTCAAGGGCTCGGAGCAGATCGGCTTCACGATCATTTCGCTGTCGGTGGCGCTGATCGCGGTGATGATTCCGCTGCTGTTCATGGGCGACGTGGTCGGGCGATTGTTCCGTGAATTTGCCATGACCGTGGCGGTGACCATCGTCATCTCGGCGCTGATCACCCTGACCCTGACGCCAATGATGTGCTCACGCATGCTCAAGCACAGGCACGAGGAGCGCCGGGTCGATTTCTTCGACCGGATCAACGGCTATTACGTCAAAGGCCTGGACTGGGTGTTGCTGCACCGCGGGCTGACGCTGATTTCCATTGTGTTCACTGGAGCACTGACCCTGCTGATCATCGTGGTGATGCCCAAGGGCTTTTTCCCCGAGCAGGACACCGGGCTGATCCAGGGTATTTCCCAGGCCTCGCCGACGATTTCCTTCCAGCAGATGCAGATCGAACAGCAACGGCTGGCCGCACGGATTCTGAAAGATCCCGCGGTGGCCAGCCTGTCGTCGTTCGTCGGTATCGACCAGACCAACCCGACGATCAATCAGGGCAACCTGCTGATCAACCTCAAGCCCCACGGCGACCGCGACAGCAGCGCGGCAGTGATTCGCCGGCTCTCGGACGCCAACGCCGACGACGCCGGGATTCGCCTGTACCTGCACAGCGTGCAGGATCTGACGCTGGACGCCACGGTCTCGACCACCAGCTACCGCCTCGGCCTGCAAGCCACCGACCCGGATGAGCTGGAGCAGTGGACCAACACATTGCTGGCGGCGATCAAGCAGGACCCGATGTTCACCGATGTGCAGAGCCAGGCGATGCAGTTCGGCAATCAGATCCAGCTCAACTTCGACCGCGCCACCGCTTCACGTCTGGGTATCACCCCGCAGGCCATCGACGATGTGCTGTACGACGCCTTCGGCCAGCGTCAGGTATCGACCATCTACACCCAGCTCAACCAGTATCACGTGGTGATTGCCACTGATCATCCGCCGCACAATCTGGCCGATTTGCTGACCGGGCTCTACGTCGATATTCCCGGCGGCGGGGTGGCGCCGCTGTCCAGCATGGCGACCATGCAGGTGATTCGCGCGCCGGTGACCATCAACCGCCTCGGGCAATTTCCCTATGCCGACGTGTCGTTCAACCTCGCCCCCGGCCAGACCCTTGGTGCTGCGGTGACCCGGCTCAACGAGATCGAAGCCAAGGCCGGCCTGCCGCTGTCGGTGCAGGCCAATCTGGAGGGGGCGGCGGCGACGTTCGAGGCGTCACTGTCGAATCAGGTGTTTCTGGTGCTGGCGGCGATCATCGTCGTGTACCTGATGCTGGGCATTCTCTACGAGAGCTTCGTGCACCCGGTGACGATTCTTTCGACCTTGCTCTCGGCAGCGCTGGGCGCGCTGCTGGCGTTGCTGATCACCGGCACGCAGTTCGATATCATCGGCCTGATCGGCATCGTGCTGTTGATCGGGATCGTGATGAAGAACGGCATCATGATGGTCGACTTCGCGCTGGAGCTTGAGCGCGAGGGCGGACTCGATGCCGTGGCGGCGATTCGTCAGGCGGCCGAGCTGCGTTTTCGGCCGATCCTGATGACCAGCATGGCCTCGCTGTTTGGCGCGGTGCCGCTGGCGCTGGGCACCGGGATCGGTTCGGAGCTGCGTCATCCGCTGGGCATCGCGATCATCGGCGGGCTGCTGCTCAGTCAGTTGTTGACGCTGTTTTCGACCCCGGTGATTTTCCTCGCCATGCACAGTCTGGAGCAGCGTTTCACTCGGCGCCGGCCAGCGCTGGTCGAGGCCTATCGCGATGAACCTTAG
- a CDS encoding efflux RND transporter permease subunit has protein sequence MNLSAPFIQRPIATTLLAVGLALFGVLAFNLLPVAPLPEVDFPTISVRASLPGADPSTVASSVATPLERQFGQIAGVTEMTSSSSLGATRITLQFDLNRDIDGAARDVQAAINAARSNLPSDLSGNPTYRKVNPADSPILILSLTSDTATRGQMYDVASTLLEQRLLQTTGVGDVTVGGAALPAVRIELNPDRLNRYGVSLEQVRQVIQASNVNLPKGTVALGAQSYGLKANDMLYQGADYGPLVVKKNNGDLVRISDLGDVTEDVEDLRNFGLSNGKPAVLLVVFKQPGANVIDTVDAVKADLPFLQSSIPSAIKINILMDRTTTIRASLHDVEMTLLISIALVTLVTFAFFRDWRSTLIPAIVVPLSLLGTFGAMYFLGYSLNNLSLMALTISTGFVVDDAIVVVENIMRHLEKGESRVQAALAGAREVGFTVMTISVSLVAVFIPLLLMGGIVGRLFREFSISLSVAIVISMLVSLTVTPMLASVLLRTNEQAGDGEDHPDSRFHRFYDRTLGWVVEHSFLMGLLTLLVIVLACVLYVMVPKGFFPQEDTGRMSGSIIAAQSISFGAIQSNFSEINQKVLSNPNVATVGGFVGGGGGIGGAVNSAQLFITLKSLADRKDSADQVIGQIRRTLGDMPGTRLYLQSAQDITVGGRQSGAQYQYTMTADDQSTLDEWVPKVVAALHTLPQLTDINTDQQDNSLMASVTVNRDAAARLGVSMSAIDQTLYDAFGQRQVSTIYRSANQYHVVMEVAPPYWADPATLKNVYVPVGTAAVTTRGTAAAPNLSATASQPLVPLSAVADYSVGRTAISISHQGTFPAVTASFNLAPGVSIGQATALVENAVKQLRMPASVVGQFAGTAQVFQSSVASEPLLIVAALLSVYVVLGMLYESLVHPLTILSTLPSAGVGALIALLLTGTELSIIALVGVILLIGIVKKNAIMMIDFAITERREFGLSAKEAIRRACLIRFRPIMMTTLAAILGALPLVLGTGYGSELRRPLGISIIGGLLFSQLLTLYTTPVIYLWLDRASQRLKRKEQ, from the coding sequence ATGAACCTTAGCGCGCCGTTCATCCAGCGCCCGATCGCCACCACGTTGCTGGCGGTGGGGCTGGCGCTGTTCGGCGTGTTGGCGTTCAACCTGCTGCCAGTGGCGCCGCTGCCGGAAGTGGATTTCCCCACCATCAGCGTGCGCGCTTCGTTGCCCGGCGCTGATCCGAGCACTGTCGCATCGTCGGTGGCGACGCCGCTGGAGCGGCAGTTCGGGCAGATCGCCGGGGTCACTGAAATGACCTCGTCGAGTTCGCTGGGGGCGACGCGCATCACCCTGCAGTTCGACCTCAACCGCGACATCGACGGCGCCGCCCGGGACGTGCAGGCGGCGATCAACGCGGCGCGCAGCAATCTGCCGAGCGACCTGTCCGGCAACCCGACCTACCGCAAGGTCAACCCGGCCGACTCGCCGATCCTGATCCTCAGCCTGACCTCCGACACCGCGACACGCGGACAGATGTATGACGTGGCCTCGACCCTGCTTGAGCAACGCCTGTTGCAGACCACCGGGGTCGGCGACGTGACGGTGGGCGGCGCGGCGCTGCCGGCGGTACGCATCGAGCTCAACCCGGATCGGCTCAACCGCTATGGCGTCAGCCTCGAACAGGTGCGCCAGGTGATTCAGGCGTCCAACGTCAATCTGCCCAAGGGCACGGTGGCGCTCGGCGCTCAATCCTATGGCCTCAAGGCCAACGACATGCTCTATCAGGGCGCCGATTACGGGCCGTTGGTGGTGAAGAAAAACAATGGCGATCTGGTGCGCATTTCCGATCTGGGCGACGTCACCGAAGACGTCGAAGACCTGCGCAACTTCGGCCTGTCCAACGGCAAACCAGCGGTGCTGCTGGTGGTGTTCAAACAGCCCGGGGCCAACGTCATCGACACCGTGGATGCGGTGAAGGCCGACCTGCCGTTTCTGCAAAGTTCGATCCCTTCGGCGATCAAGATCAACATCCTGATGGATCGCACCACCACCATTCGTGCGTCGTTGCATGACGTGGAAATGACCCTGCTGATTTCCATCGCACTGGTGACGCTGGTGACGTTCGCGTTCTTCCGCGACTGGCGCAGCACGCTGATCCCGGCCATCGTCGTGCCGTTGTCGCTGCTCGGCACGTTTGGCGCGATGTACTTTCTCGGCTATAGCCTGAACAACCTGTCGTTGATGGCACTGACCATTTCCACCGGGTTTGTGGTGGACGATGCGATCGTGGTGGTCGAGAACATCATGCGCCATCTGGAGAAGGGCGAAAGCCGTGTGCAGGCGGCGCTGGCCGGGGCACGCGAGGTCGGCTTCACGGTGATGACCATCAGTGTGTCGCTGGTGGCGGTGTTCATTCCGTTGCTGCTGATGGGCGGCATAGTCGGGCGACTGTTTCGCGAGTTTTCGATTTCGCTGTCGGTGGCCATCGTGATTTCGATGCTGGTATCGCTGACCGTGACGCCGATGCTCGCCAGCGTGCTGCTGCGCACCAATGAGCAGGCTGGGGACGGCGAAGATCACCCGGATTCGCGCTTTCACCGCTTCTATGACCGCACCCTGGGCTGGGTGGTGGAGCATTCGTTCCTGATGGGTTTGCTGACGTTGCTGGTGATCGTGCTGGCGTGCGTCCTGTACGTGATGGTGCCCAAGGGCTTTTTCCCGCAGGAAGACACCGGGCGCATGTCCGGCAGCATCATCGCGGCGCAGAGCATTTCCTTCGGGGCGATCCAGTCGAACTTCAGCGAGATCAACCAGAAGGTGCTGAGCAATCCGAACGTGGCCACCGTCGGTGGTTTTGTCGGCGGTGGCGGCGGGATCGGCGGTGCGGTCAACAGTGCGCAGTTGTTCATCACCCTCAAATCACTGGCCGATCGCAAGGACAGCGCCGATCAGGTCATCGGGCAGATTCGCCGCACCCTGGGCGACATGCCCGGCACGCGCCTGTACCTGCAATCAGCGCAGGACATCACCGTTGGCGGGCGGCAGAGCGGGGCGCAATATCAGTACACGATGACCGCCGATGACCAGAGCACCCTCGATGAATGGGTGCCCAAAGTCGTGGCGGCGCTGCACACCTTGCCGCAACTGACCGACATCAACACCGATCAGCAGGACAACAGCCTGATGGCCAGCGTGACCGTCAATCGTGATGCGGCGGCGCGACTGGGCGTGAGCATGTCGGCCATCGACCAGACGCTGTACGACGCGTTCGGCCAGCGTCAGGTCTCGACCATCTACCGCTCCGCCAACCAGTACCACGTAGTGATGGAAGTTGCGCCGCCGTACTGGGCTGACCCGGCCACCCTGAAAAATGTCTACGTGCCGGTGGGCACGGCGGCCGTCACCACCAGGGGCACTGCGGCGGCGCCGAACCTCAGCGCCACCGCCTCGCAACCGTTGGTGCCGCTGTCGGCTGTTGCTGATTATTCGGTGGGGCGCACAGCGATTTCGATCAGTCATCAGGGCACCTTTCCAGCGGTGACCGCTTCGTTCAACCTCGCGCCAGGCGTATCCATCGGTCAGGCGACGGCGTTAGTTGAAAACGCCGTGAAGCAATTGCGCATGCCGGCCAGCGTGGTCGGCCAGTTCGCCGGCACCGCGCAGGTGTTCCAGTCTTCGGTGGCCAGTGAACCGTTGCTGATCGTCGCGGCGCTGCTGTCGGTGTATGTCGTGCTGGGGATGCTTTACGAGAGTCTGGTGCATCCGCTGACGATTCTTTCGACCTTGCCCTCGGCCGGGGTCGGTGCGCTGATCGCGTTGCTGCTGACGGGGACTGAACTGTCGATCATCGCGCTGGTGGGGGTGATTCTGTTGATCGGGATCGTGAAGAAGAACGCGATCATGATGATCGACTTCGCCATCACCGAGCGCCGCGAATTCGGCCTGAGCGCGAAAGAAGCGATTCGCCGCGCCTGTCTGATCCGTTTCCGGCCGATCATGATGACCACGCTGGCGGCAATTCTTGGCGCGCTGCCGCTGGTGCTCGGCACCGGCTATGGCTCGGAGCTGCGCCGACCGTTGGGGATTTCGATCATTGGCGGCTTGCTGTTCAGCCAGTTGCTGACGCTGTACACCACGCCGGTGATCTACCTTTGGCTGGATCGGGCGTCGCAGCGCCTGAAGCGTAAGGAGCAATAG
- a CDS encoding efflux transporter outer membrane subunit, with protein MALLLSGCMVGPDYQKPAMELPTSFKEGTQWQRAQANPQGALDSQWWRIYQDPILNDLVERSARANPSIIGAEAAYRLAQAQVASSRAGLWPTVGVGLSGARGVGGGASGSTTSGLTGTSSSGGTVEQSVSATLSASWEPDLWGQVRRGIESSQASLQSSDALLAGVRLSIGASVATNYLGLRQLDIDIDLLQQQQTINQQLLTMIQAQTVQGTATNDQLLVAQDQLSTVIAALQTAQRSREQAEHALAVLVGVAPAQFNLPKAADYQFTTPMPPPVLPSNLLLRRPDVVSAERLAAAANARIGVAEAAFFPTLSLTAEGGFRGTALGGLFSVPNRIWTLGPALAETIFDGGAREAAKQEAEATYDQDVANYRGTVLGALQNVEDNLSAINHLHTQAQAYEQMFQRNQQLFGSQQAQQRAGTVSQQAVLTQQLVLLQAEQNLRDTQGLLSQGSVALFQSLGGGWQVP; from the coding sequence ATGGCGCTGTTGTTGAGTGGCTGCATGGTCGGTCCGGATTATCAGAAGCCGGCCATGGAACTGCCGACCTCCTTCAAGGAAGGCACCCAATGGCAACGCGCCCAGGCCAATCCGCAGGGGGCGCTGGACAGCCAGTGGTGGCGGATTTATCAGGATCCGATACTCAACGATCTGGTCGAACGCTCGGCCAGGGCCAACCCGTCGATCATTGGTGCCGAAGCGGCGTATCGACTGGCGCAGGCACAAGTGGCATCGAGCCGCGCCGGGTTGTGGCCGACGGTGGGCGTGGGCTTGTCCGGCGCGCGCGGGGTCGGTGGCGGGGCCAGCGGCAGCACCACCAGCGGCTTGACCGGCACCAGCAGCAGTGGCGGCACCGTCGAGCAATCCGTCAGCGCGACCTTGAGCGCCAGTTGGGAGCCGGATCTGTGGGGCCAGGTGCGGCGCGGCATCGAGTCGAGCCAGGCCTCGCTGCAATCGTCCGATGCCTTGCTGGCCGGGGTGCGGCTGTCGATTGGAGCGAGCGTAGCGACCAATTATCTGGGGCTGCGGCAACTGGATATCGACATCGATCTGTTGCAGCAACAGCAGACCATCAACCAGCAACTGCTGACGATGATCCAGGCGCAAACCGTGCAGGGTACGGCGACCAACGATCAATTGCTGGTGGCGCAGGATCAATTGAGCACGGTGATTGCCGCGTTGCAAACCGCGCAGCGTTCACGCGAGCAGGCCGAGCATGCATTGGCGGTGCTGGTGGGCGTGGCGCCGGCGCAGTTCAATCTGCCCAAGGCGGCCGACTATCAGTTCACTACGCCGATGCCGCCGCCGGTGCTGCCCTCGAATCTGCTGCTGCGGCGTCCCGATGTGGTCTCGGCCGAGCGCCTGGCAGCAGCGGCCAACGCGCGAATCGGCGTCGCCGAAGCGGCGTTTTTCCCGACCCTGAGCCTGACCGCCGAAGGCGGTTTTCGCGGCACGGCGCTGGGCGGTCTGTTCTCGGTGCCGAACCGCATCTGGACCCTCGGCCCGGCGCTGGCCGAAACGATTTTCGACGGCGGCGCCCGCGAAGCCGCCAAGCAGGAAGCCGAAGCCACCTACGATCAGGACGTGGCGAATTATCGCGGCACGGTGCTCGGTGCGTTGCAGAACGTCGAGGACAACCTGTCGGCGATCAATCACCTGCACACCCAGGCGCAGGCCTACGAGCAGATGTTCCAGCGCAATCAGCAATTGTTCGGCAGCCAGCAGGCGCAACAGCGCGCGGGCACGGTCAGCCAGCAAGCGGTATTGACTCAGCAATTGGTGCTGTTGCAGGCCGAGCAGAACCTGCGCGACACGCAAGGTTTGCTCAGTCAGGGCAGTGTCGCGCTATTCCAGAGCCTGGGGGGTGGCTGGCAGGTGCCATAG
- a CDS encoding formyltransferase family protein, with the protein MNSPEQVVICGKGELAIFACEYFNASPEHTVSYVVADPFEPVSTERTLIEYCREHGIEVIESGRIEDLPGYADGTFVCDLCLVIFHKRILPKRFIDCCKKIINLHLSYLPKYRGVRPVNWALKNGEGMHGATLHEISEGIDEGPILNQVAFCIYPEFEEVIDTYTRAMGYARQLLMDTLPMIDRIVPVPQEHADMSIYYEKDNHRLEERMTFTKAQSLKLLERL; encoded by the coding sequence TTGAACTCGCCTGAGCAAGTAGTGATTTGCGGCAAGGGCGAACTGGCCATCTTCGCCTGTGAATACTTCAACGCGTCTCCCGAACATACGGTGTCGTACGTGGTGGCCGATCCTTTCGAGCCGGTCAGTACCGAACGGACGTTGATCGAGTATTGTCGGGAGCACGGCATCGAGGTGATCGAGAGCGGTCGGATCGAAGACCTGCCAGGTTATGCAGACGGCACCTTCGTCTGCGACCTCTGCCTGGTCATTTTCCACAAGCGGATATTGCCCAAGCGCTTCATCGACTGCTGCAAGAAAATTATCAATCTGCACCTTTCTTACCTGCCCAAATATCGCGGCGTACGCCCGGTCAACTGGGCCTTGAAGAACGGCGAGGGGATGCATGGGGCAACGCTGCACGAGATCAGCGAAGGCATAGACGAGGGGCCGATCCTCAATCAGGTGGCCTTCTGCATTTACCCTGAGTTCGAGGAAGTGATCGACACCTATACCCGCGCGATGGGATACGCCCGTCAGTTGCTGATGGATACCTTGCCGATGATCGACCGCATTGTTCCGGTCCCGCAGGAGCATGCCGACATGAGCATCTACTACGAAAAGGACAATCACCGGCTGGAAGAACGCATGACCTTCACCAAAGCCCAATCGCTGAAATTGCTCGAACGCCTGTAG
- a CDS encoding Cof-type HAD-IIB family hydrolase produces the protein MYLLIASDLDGTLLLPGDTFGAFTKSVIHSLNRAGHHIVLATGRHQTDVESLLDSQSPPVHLITANGARISSACGGLSLSAELSTAVVQTLLEETRADTDLTINLYCQSGWLMSREDENLKDFSQNPDFQPTLCASENLPLQAVQKVFFFQRSKDHDALLRLQARLEQRLGDQIGTVFTFPWCLEVMARDVSKGNALKQLAEFLNVPIQACIAFGDAMNDADMLAGVGKGVLMGNAHAELRQALPEAEIIGRYTDEAVAHYLSKHLLKSADRPA, from the coding sequence ATGTACTTGCTTATTGCTTCTGACCTGGATGGCACGCTGCTGCTGCCAGGCGATACTTTCGGTGCCTTTACCAAAAGCGTGATTCACAGCCTGAACCGCGCAGGTCATCACATCGTGCTGGCGACGGGTCGGCATCAGACGGACGTCGAGTCATTGCTCGACAGTCAGTCACCGCCGGTTCACCTGATCACCGCCAATGGCGCGCGCATTTCCAGCGCCTGCGGCGGGCTTTCACTGAGCGCGGAATTATCGACCGCCGTTGTTCAGACATTGCTCGAGGAAACCCGCGCCGACACCGACCTGACCATCAACCTTTACTGCCAATCCGGCTGGCTGATGAGTCGAGAAGACGAAAACCTGAAGGACTTCAGCCAGAACCCGGACTTCCAGCCAACACTCTGCGCGAGCGAGAATCTGCCGCTGCAGGCTGTGCAGAAAGTGTTTTTCTTTCAGCGCAGCAAGGATCATGACGCTCTGCTCAGGCTGCAGGCGCGGCTGGAACAACGGCTGGGCGATCAGATCGGCACGGTATTCACCTTTCCATGGTGCCTGGAGGTCATGGCCAGAGACGTCTCCAAGGGCAATGCCCTGAAGCAACTGGCCGAATTCCTCAACGTGCCCATTCAGGCCTGCATCGCGTTTGGTGACGCCATGAACGACGCCGACATGTTGGCCGGGGTCGGCAAAGGCGTGCTGATGGGCAACGCACATGCCGAGTTGAGACAGGCACTGCCCGAAGCGGAGATCATCGGCCGGTACACCGATGAAGCCGTCGCGCACTACCTGTCGAAGCATCTGCTGAAGAGCGCTGATCGCCCGGCATGA